One part of the Cellvibrionales bacterium genome encodes these proteins:
- a CDS encoding DUF3617 domain-containing protein has product MQTFFLKSITTSLLLCSLSFSALAAPERVTPQAGLWQIESTTSLFGHAVPDLGNLISKGPQKLQVHINNMLQQNHTRLNGDGTASICVSEQQIASNDFVNDNGSGCTVSKGKRIGNVLIFQTQCEAPSGFGVTTMRLLDSKHWEATSQFIVTIRGIAQNIDNRSYGTWLSASCS; this is encoded by the coding sequence ATGCAAACATTCTTTCTGAAATCTATCACCACAAGCTTACTGCTCTGCTCACTCAGTTTTTCCGCACTCGCCGCACCAGAGCGCGTAACACCGCAAGCTGGCTTGTGGCAAATAGAAAGCACCACTTCACTGTTTGGCCACGCGGTGCCAGATTTAGGAAATCTCATCAGCAAAGGCCCTCAAAAACTGCAAGTGCATATCAACAATATGCTGCAACAAAATCACACGCGCTTGAACGGCGACGGCACGGCCAGCATTTGCGTAAGCGAGCAGCAAATTGCGAGTAATGATTTTGTGAATGACAACGGCAGTGGCTGCACAGTAAGCAAAGGAAAACGCATCGGTAATGTGTTAATTTTTCAAACGCAATGCGAAGCGCCCAGTGGTTTTGGTGTTACTACGATGAGGCTACTAGACAGCAAACACTGGGAGGCCACTTCACAATTTATCGTTACCATTCGCGGCATTGCACAAAATATAGACAACAGAAGCTACGGTACTTGGTTGAGCGCAAGCTGCTCT